In Campylobacter concisus, a genomic segment contains:
- the pckA gene encoding phosphoenolpyruvate carboxykinase (ATP) has product MNKLDELGLKEIKKINHNLSYDELFELEKANNEGRVSSNGTFMVDTGIFTGRSPKDKYFVKQDPSQKYIAWGKINQPITKELFDKLLKKAKEQLSGKEIFIQDAFCGASKKSQKSVRFVTEVAWQAHFVKNMFIRPSEEELAKFEPDFVVYNACKTKNEDYKADGLHSDVFVIFNVEENVAVIGGTWYGGEMKKGIFSMMNYWLPLEGKLSMHCSANVGEKGDTALFFGLSGTGKTTLSTDPKRKLIGDDEHGWDDDGVFNFEGGCYAKCINLDPSSEPEIYAAIRRDALLENVVADEKGVVDYKDGSKTENTRVSYPIYHIDNYEPSSSAGHPKNIIFLSADAFGVLPPVAKLTKEQAMYYFLSGYTAKVAGTERGITEPVATFSACFGEPFMPLHPTVYAKLLGEKIDKHGVNVYLVNTGWSGGAYGVGKRMSIKATRACINAILDGSITKCEFENFDKFNFAIPKELDGVETKLLNPINTWANPAEYNASRDKLAKMFVENFKRYEDVKEGVEYAKAGPKA; this is encoded by the coding sequence ATAAACAAACTAGACGAACTAGGTCTAAAAGAGATCAAAAAGATAAATCACAATCTAAGCTACGACGAGCTTTTTGAGCTTGAAAAGGCAAACAACGAAGGCAGGGTTTCAAGCAACGGCACATTTATGGTTGATACGGGAATTTTTACTGGAAGAAGCCCAAAAGATAAGTACTTTGTAAAACAAGATCCGAGTCAGAAGTATATCGCTTGGGGTAAGATAAATCAGCCTATCACAAAAGAGCTTTTTGACAAGCTTCTTAAAAAAGCAAAAGAGCAGCTAAGCGGCAAGGAAATTTTCATCCAAGACGCATTTTGTGGAGCTAGTAAAAAGAGCCAAAAATCAGTCCGTTTTGTCACCGAAGTAGCGTGGCAAGCACATTTTGTAAAAAATATGTTCATCCGCCCAAGCGAGGAAGAGCTGGCTAAATTTGAGCCTGATTTTGTAGTATATAACGCTTGTAAGACAAAAAATGAGGACTACAAGGCTGATGGGCTACATTCAGATGTCTTTGTTATCTTCAACGTCGAGGAAAATGTCGCAGTGATCGGCGGTACGTGGTACGGTGGTGAGATGAAAAAGGGTATTTTTTCTATGATGAACTACTGGTTGCCACTTGAAGGTAAACTAAGTATGCACTGCTCTGCAAACGTAGGCGAAAAAGGCGATACAGCACTATTTTTTGGTCTATCTGGTACTGGCAAAACGACACTTTCAACTGATCCAAAACGCAAGCTAATAGGCGATGATGAGCACGGCTGGGACGATGATGGCGTGTTTAATTTTGAGGGCGGCTGCTACGCAAAATGTATCAACCTTGATCCAAGCAGCGAGCCAGAAATTTACGCAGCGATTAGGCGTGATGCGCTACTTGAAAACGTCGTGGCTGACGAAAAGGGCGTGGTTGATTACAAAGATGGCTCAAAGACTGAAAACACACGTGTGAGCTATCCGATCTATCACATCGACAATTACGAGCCAAGCTCAAGTGCCGGCCATCCAAAAAATATTATCTTTTTAAGCGCTGACGCTTTTGGCGTGCTTCCTCCAGTTGCAAAGCTGACAAAAGAGCAGGCGATGTATTATTTCCTAAGTGGCTATACAGCAAAAGTTGCTGGCACAGAGCGCGGTATAACTGAGCCTGTTGCTACTTTTAGCGCTTGCTTTGGCGAGCCATTTATGCCACTTCACCCAACCGTCTATGCAAAACTACTAGGTGAGAAGATCGATAAACACGGCGTTAATGTCTATCTTGTAAATACAGGCTGGAGCGGCGGTGCTTACGGCGTTGGCAAGCGTATGAGCATAAAAGCGACACGTGCTTGCATAAATGCAATCCTTGATGGCAGCATCACAAAATGTGAGTTTGAAAATTTTGATAAATTTAACTTTGCTATACCAAAAGAGCTTGATGGTGTCGAGACAAAACTGCTAAACCCTATAAACACATGGGCAAATCCTGCTGAGTATAACGCTTCACGTGATAAGCTCGCTAAAATGTTTGTTGAAAATTTCAAACGTTACGAAGATGTAAAAGAGGGTGTTGAGTACGCTAAAGCTGGACCAAAAGCTTAA
- a CDS encoding cation:dicarboxylate symporter family transporter, whose amino-acid sequence MNNAKKQGNLAVRLFTNLAFWVVIGIVGGVIVGMVAPELGIASKPGIDYFIKALKILIGPIIFLTIVSGIVGLESLKDLGSIGLKAFIYFEIVSTLALAVGIIFGETLRPGHGMNLDYTQLDASSVAKFTSQAANMDANSGFVAHTLHLLRGAVPVDDIFPYVHILDPFIKSNTLQVLFMAIIVAIVLSLLAHDKKQACLKPLEFIQHYVLKLLSWLMLFSPVAAFSAMAYLIGKFGIGTLLGMMELLVVMALASCFFIFVVLGIICYFAKINVFKFMRFISKEVLVVFATSSSETALAPLMQKLESAGINRGAVGLIIPTGYSFNLDCTNIYLSLSVIFLAQAFNIPLSFEHLISILIVLMITSKGAVGVTGSGFVVLAGTLSALPSTGIPVVTVAVLLGVDKFMSEMRAVGNLCGNAVGCMIVSIWDKKVDMDKFRYALDHPEEFHFHS is encoded by the coding sequence ATGAATAATGCTAAAAAGCAAGGAAATCTTGCTGTAAGATTATTTACCAATCTTGCCTTTTGGGTTGTGATCGGTATTGTTGGTGGCGTTATCGTTGGCATGGTCGCACCTGAGCTTGGTATAGCAAGCAAGCCAGGCATTGATTATTTTATAAAAGCACTTAAAATTTTAATTGGTCCTATTATCTTTTTAACGATCGTTTCAGGTATCGTTGGGCTCGAGAGTCTAAAAGATCTTGGATCTATTGGATTAAAGGCATTTATCTATTTTGAGATAGTTAGCACACTTGCGCTTGCTGTTGGTATCATCTTTGGCGAAACACTTCGTCCAGGACATGGTATGAATCTTGACTACACTCAGCTTGATGCATCAAGTGTAGCTAAATTTACATCTCAAGCTGCAAATATGGACGCAAATAGCGGATTTGTAGCACATACACTTCATCTTTTAAGAGGTGCTGTGCCAGTAGATGATATTTTCCCTTACGTGCATATACTTGATCCATTTATAAAATCAAACACACTTCAAGTACTTTTCATGGCTATTATCGTTGCCATCGTACTTTCGCTGCTAGCTCATGATAAAAAACAAGCTTGCCTAAAGCCACTTGAATTTATTCAGCACTATGTCTTAAAACTTCTTAGTTGGCTTATGCTCTTTAGCCCAGTGGCTGCATTTTCGGCTATGGCTTATCTAATCGGCAAATTTGGTATCGGAACGCTTCTTGGCATGATGGAACTTTTGGTTGTTATGGCACTTGCGAGCTGCTTTTTTATTTTTGTCGTGCTTGGCATTATTTGCTATTTTGCAAAAATCAATGTCTTTAAATTTATGCGTTTTATTTCAAAAGAGGTATTGGTAGTCTTTGCGACAAGCTCGAGCGAAACAGCTCTTGCGCCACTTATGCAAAAGCTAGAATCAGCTGGTATAAATAGAGGCGCAGTTGGACTTATTATCCCGACTGGCTACTCATTTAACCTTGACTGCACCAACATCTATCTAAGCTTAAGCGTTATCTTCTTAGCGCAAGCTTTCAACATCCCGCTAAGTTTTGAGCATCTAATAAGTATTCTAATCGTGCTAATGATCACAAGTAAAGGCGCTGTTGGCGTGACAGGCTCAGGCTTTGTCGTCCTTGCAGGCACACTAAGCGCACTCCCAAGCACTGGCATACCAGTTGTCACCGTGGCTGTGCTACTTGGCGTTGATAAATTTATGTCAGAGATGCGTGCAGTTGGTAATCTCTGCGGTAACGCTGTTGGTTGCATGATAGTTTCTATCTGGGATAAAAAAGTCGATATGGATAAATTTAGATACGCACTAGATCATCCAGAGGAATTTCACTTTCACTCATAA